A DNA window from Arachis hypogaea cultivar Tifrunner chromosome 18, arahy.Tifrunner.gnm2.J5K5, whole genome shotgun sequence contains the following coding sequences:
- the LOC112772935 gene encoding autophagy-related protein 18f: MGMRSDSQKQQVLHQGVGGGGAAAVGRTNGFIPSSFRAISSYLRIVSSGASTVARSAASVASSIVDRDDDADHDQVIWAGFDKLESKGGILQQVLLLGYRSGFQVWHVDESNNVRDVVSRHDGPVSFMQMVPNPIASKRSEDKFANSRPLLVVCTDGFFASGTNVQDGSNAPYNGGTSNSHDQMNGNYLPTTVQFYSMKSHAYVHVLKFRSVVYSVRCSSRVIAVAQSTQIHCFDATSLEREYTLLTNPIVMSCPGSGSIGYGPLAVGPRWLAYSGSPVVVSASGHVSPQQLTHSSSLPGYSSNGSLIAHYARESSKQLASGIVTLGDIGYKKLSRYYSDNNGSLQSVNSGPKGNGITNGHSTDADNIGMVIVRDIVTKNVITQFRAHKSPISALCFDPSGTILVTASVQGHNINVFKIVPGHENSSVSDAGLSYVHLYRLQRGFTNAVIQDISFSNDSKWIMISSSRGTSHLFAINPQGGYVDIQSYDDNPMPKNNGMGVMTNQAMRRSHSSVVPQQQSLIVSGPPITLSVVSRIRNGANGWRGAVSGAAAAAAGRKSLLSGAIASSFRNALYVDGNHSKAKNHLLVFSPTGSMIQYALRTINGQDSTIVSGITPAYESIPQTEARLVVEAIHKWNICQRHSRREDNVDIYGESGISDSNKIYPEEVKVDNLVSPKIKNGVKKMNLSLEEQHHLYISEAELQMHPAQRPLWANPEIYFHSISKESAIMNEAASSGGEFEIEKLPSRMIESRSKDLIPIFDYIQTPRVQQTRTTATDNKTNEQLSRQTSSLSNNGRISPGAVLGSPEYVTDSVGDVAEFKSESEGTEWDAHFALPEMGAFVNSNDTVKPNTQHEIVNNIKEHLNMEAQLMYVNSNTRPLNEESF; this comes from the exons ATGGGGATGAGGAGTGATTCACAGAAACAACAAGTTCTTCATcagggtgttggtggtggtggtgctgctGCTGTTGGTAGAACCAATGGCTTTATTCCCAGCTCCTTTCGTGCTATCTCTAGCTACCTAAGGATTGTTTCCTCTGGAGCTTCAACTGTCGCCCGCTCGGCCGCATCGGTTGCTTCATCAATTGTTGATAGGGATGATGATGCTGACCATGATCAG GTAATCTGGGCGGGATTTGACAAGTTGGAGAGCAAGGGTGGAATCTTGCAGCAGGTACTTCTTCTAGGCTATCGTTCTGGCTTCCAGGTTTGGCATGTTGATGAATCAAACAATGTACGTGACGTGGTTTCCAGACATGATGGTCCTGTTTCTTTTATGCAAATGGTTCCAAATCCAATTGCATCAAAGAGATCAGAAGACAAGTTTGCAAATAGCCGCCCACTGCTGGTAGTTTGTACCGATGGATTCTTTGCCAGTGGTACCAATGTTCAGGATGGGTCAAATGCCCCTTACAATGGGGGGACTTCGAACTCACATGACCAAATGAATGGCAACTATCTGCCAACCACTGTTCAGTTTTATTCTATGAAATCCCATGCTTATGTCCATGTACTGAAATTTAGATCAGTTGTCTATTCGGTAAGGTGCAGTTCTCGAGTAATTGCTGTAGCTCAATCCACTCAG ATACACTGTTTTGATGCTACATCTTTAGAAAGGGAATATACGTTACTTACCAATCCTATAGTCATGAGCTGTCCCGGTTCTGGTAGCATAGGCTACGGACCACTTGCAGTGGGTCCAAGATGGCTAGCATATAGTGGAAGCCCGGTTGTAGTCTCTGCCTCTGGGCATGTCAGCCCACAACAGCTGACACATTCTTCAAGCCTTCCTGGTTATTCTTCAAATGGGAGCTTAATTGCGCACTATGCCAGAGAGTCCAGCAAGCAGCTTGCTTCAGGAATTGTGACCCTTGGAGATATTGGGTACAAGAAACTTTCCAGATACTACTCTGATAACAATGGTTCATTACAATCTGTAAATTCTGGCCCAAAGGGCAATGGAATCACTAATGGCCATTCAACAGATGCCGATAACATTGGAATG GTCATTGTTAGAGATATTGTTACAAAAAACGTCATCACCCAATTCCGGGCCCACAAGAGTCCCATTTCTGCTCTATGTTTTGATCCTAGTGGCACCATATTAGTGACTGCTTCAGTCCAGGGGCATAATATCAATGTTTTTAAGATAGTTCCCGGACATGAAAATTCATCAGTATCTGACGCTGGTCTTTCCTATGTTCATCTATACAGGCTACAACGTGGCTTCACAAATGCG GTTATACAAGATATCAGTTTTAGCAATGATAGCAAGTGGATTATGATTAGTTCCTCAAGGGGCACTAGCCATCTATTTGCCATAAATCCTCAAGGAGGATATGTAGATATTCAATCTTATGATGATAATCCTATGCCCAAAAATAATGGAATGGGAGTTATGACTAATCAAGCAATGCGCAGGTCTCATAGTTCAGTAGTGCCTCAGCAGCAGAGCCTTATCGTCTCTGGGCCTCCAATCACACTTTCTGTAGTAAGCAGAATTAGGAATGGAGCTAATGGCTGGAGAGGAGCGGTAAGTGGTGCTGCTGCAGCTGCAGCTGGGAGGAAGAGTTTGCTCTCTGGTGCTATTGCTTCATCTTTCCGTAATGCCTTATATGTTGACGGGAACCATTCCAAGGCAAAGAATCATCTTTTGGTCTTTTCACCTACTGGGTCCATGATACAATATGCTTTGCGGACAATAAATGGTCAAGATTCGACCATTGTTTCAGGAATAACCCCGGCTTATGAATCCATTCCGCAAACTGAGGCAAGATTAGTAGTGGAAGCTATCCACAAGTGGAATATATGTCAGAGACATAGTCGGAGAGAAGATAATGTTGACATATATGGCGAGAGTGGAATTTCCGATAGCAACAAAATATATCCTGAGGAAGTGAAGGTGGACAACCTCGTCAGCCCTAAAATCAAGAATGGGGTCAAGAAAATGAATCTCTCTCTTGAGGAACAGCATCATTTGTATATTTCAGAAGCTGAATTGCAAATGCATCCTGCTCAGAGACCATTGTGGGCAAACCCAGAG ATATATTTTCATTCAATATCAAAAGAATCTGCCATAATGAATGAAGCAGCATCTTCAGGAGGCGAATTTGAGATCGAAAAGCTTCCAAGTCGCATGATTGAATCTAGGTCGAAAGACTTGATTCCAATTTTTGACTATATACAGACCCCGAGAGTGCAACAAACAAG GACTACTGCTACAGATAACAAGACTAATGAACAACTGTCACGTCAAACTTCATCACTGTCTAATAATGGCAGGATTTCACCCGGTGCTGTTTTGGGATCTCCTGAATATGTTACCGATTCTGTTGGCGATGTTGCTGAATTTAAAAGCGAGTCTGAAGGAACCGAGTGGGATGCTCATTTTGCGCTGCCTGAAATGGGGGCCTTTGTAAATAGCAATGACACTGTCAAACCAAATACTCAGCATGAGATTGTAAATAATATAAAGGAGCATCTAAACATGGAGGCCCAGCTCATGTATGTAAATAGTAACACAAGGCCTCTGAATGAAGAATCATTTTAA